GACTTTATGGATGCGAAACGTCGCAGTGAACATATGGCAAAAATCAAGTCTAAGAATACGAAGCCCGAGATTACGGTTCGGAGGGCTCTCCACCGCCTTGGGTATAGATACCGTTTGCACGACGCTAGGCTGCCGGGAAAACCTGACCTTGTTTTTCCCGGACGTAAGAAGGTGGTATTTATAAATGGCTGTTTTTGGCATGGACATGATTGTCCTGTAGGTGCGCGACTTCCTAGGACAAACACCGAGTTCTGGCGGAATAAGCGCCTAAAAAACCAAGAGCGAGATCGGCGGCAGATACTACTTCTCAAAGATCTAGGCTGGGACTCCCTCGTGGTCTGGGAATGCCGTGTCAAAGCCTCGGAGGGAGTGCCCGAGGAGGTGCTTGAGTATCTAGGGGGTCCTCGCGCGTAAATGGTCCTGCTAATGACGCGTCGCGGTAACCAAATCTCCGTTCCGCGTAGCGAACGGCGTGAAGAGTGGTTTGTGGTGTGGCATAAGCGACTTCACCACCCGACAGCTGAAGATTTTTTGCTTAGGGTCTGCGTCTGGGAATGCCTGCACCTGATGGTGAATCCGATGCGCTAGGAATGTTGACTCCCTTTGCTTTTAGCTTCACGCCTCTTCCGGAAAAGGAACGCTAAAGCGCCGATTATAGCGACCACTGAGCAGGCAACAGCGGGAATTGTCCCCTGCTGAAAGCATAAAGCCCCAACCGCGATGCAAATGCTTAAAATTGTGAGGAATGCAGCATTCTTTTCGGCCTTCGTAGACTGCTGGACTTGAGCAAGCAGCTCTAAGTGTGAATTCCAGTGGGAGAAGTCATCCATCAACGCGTTATATGATGGTCCGAGCTTAAGTGCCGCTTGAATATCGTTGAGGTAATCCGTTAGATCAGGACTGAAGGATAGAGTGGTCACCCACGTCAAGCTTCGGAAAACCAGTAAATCGTGCGCCAAGGCCCGCGATATTCCAGCTTGAGCGAGCACGTCGAGATCCCGCCTGCTAGAGAGGGTGGAAAACTCAGTTCGTAGTTCGGCAATAGCGAAAGCTTGCTGGATTACTAGGAGGACTGGCATCGTGACGTCGTTGAATAGCGTCGAATGCTTTGACTTATCGACTCCTGGAGCTGATCCCAACATCTTGTTGGGTAATCCCGTTTGCTTCCCGCTTTTCGATACGACCCAGACCCTGTGGTCCGCCCACCAGTAGAAACTTCTACCATCGTGCGTGTGGGACATGGCTTGTACTTCGGGGTGGGCGAACCGAGAAACCACGAGGGCATGGGCCCGCCCACGTTGCGGCAAGTACGTGGGGGAAGGATTCGCAGCAGCAGCAGAGTCATGCTCATCTAATTTCAAGGCGAAATTGCCATCGCCCCGGAGGGTGAATTCTAGAGGCACACTGTTCCCCTCGGTTTCGGCTCCTGGGCCGGAGTTAAGGTCTCTAATTACGGCAGCTATTTCGGCCCTGATGCTCACACACAACCCCTGATGTCCTCTCGAAATGCACCCGGCTCTGCCGGCACACTTGGACGGTCTGTGGAGAAACGCTGCTATCTCACCGACTGCTTCGGTGTCGCAGTTGAAGGAAACAAACGCTAGGAAAAGATCTGTGACCTCTGGATCTTTTCCGCTCCGACCAGCTTCCAAATGGGACTTCCCCCGGAGGACGAAACAATCCAGCGTCGCTGTGATCGCGTTGGTCCCTTGACCTGACACGATCCCACATGGTCCTTTTACGCGTTCGAGGCGGCCTGCCCCAACCCCGCACACGTTCTCCATGAAGCTCATGTCCAGCTCATCGGATCGGAATAGGTCAGGCTCCAGATCGAGCAATGCTTGCTCGCCATCGTTTCCTGCGAAGTTGAGATCATTTATTGGCCTGAGACGCCGCAATGGAAACACCATCATCGTCATTGCCTTCGCCAAGAAGGAGTTAGCTGGTGCGGCACTCGAAGGTGCGGGCTCGGTAGTCAGCATGCGTGTGTCTCTTTCGCGGTATGGCAGGAGGGAGTCCGCGGCTTATGGCAGCTGTGTTCGGCTATGTCAATTTGGCTTTTGCGGATGTATCAGGATTTCATACATATTGATGCCGGCTGCAATCTTTGCATGGCCGCGTCTCATCACCAAGCCGAAAAATTGTGCTTCAACTAGAAAGACGTTCATGCGACCCCTGACAGAAGATGAGAGCGCCTCTGTGGCGTTAGCGGAGCGAGCCGGCACGCCTTTTGCGCTGGTCCATCTCACCAGAACGATTCTCGATAAGAGCTATTGGGACGCGACCAGTAGCATTCGTGAGTTCCTCCGCGAACAGGGCATTCACGATTACGACCAGCAGCGTCAGGGTCAGGAAGCAAAGCAATACATCCCCGGAGTTATCGTTCTGCCGGACGGTAGAACGGAAGATGCTCCAGCGTCCCTCTATCGGCCGCTAACTAAGCAAGGCGACCCTAGGATGTGGTTGTCCAAAATGAGTCGCCATTCCAGCCCTGACGACATCCTGTTGCTTATCTGGCACGACGGCCGGATTTGTGCAATCAACCTCTCAACCACTCCTTCTAAGCTGTTGGACTCCACGCAGCCTCCGTTCTCGACTCTCTTCACCCCTCGAGCTAATTCGGCGGAATCCTTGTTGGAAGAACTCCTCGTTGAGATGGTTTCACTTCATAAGGAAGGATTCATCCCCACCCTGAGGGCGGGTGATACAGGTGTGGGGCATCTCTTAGAGACACGCTTGGGTATCGAAGCGAACTCGCGGCAAGCACCTGACTACAAGAACGTCATTGAACTCAAGTCAACTCGAGCATCCAAGCCGCGCGGACACACTTTGTTTGCCAACGTACCGGATTGGTCAGAGAGTCCTTTGAGGAGTTCCAACGCAATCCTCGATGTATTCGGTTACGAGCGAGTAAAGAGGTCCGGTGGCAAGGAGCTCGCCCTAAACTGCTCGGTCGATACCATCCGGCGGAACTCGCAGGGGCTTCGCATGGAAGTACGGGAAGAGCAGGGCTTTCTGCTGGAAGTCTCTGAGAATCCTGCATATCCCGTTGTCGCAAAGTGGTCTTTGGAAAAGCTAGAAGCAAAATTAGCAAGTAAGCACAAGAACACGCTCTGGGTGAAGGCGACCTCTGAATCGCGCGGCGGACAAGAGTTCATTCGCTTTGATGGGGCGCACTTCCGCAGCCAGCCGGTGATCCCGCAATTTGTGCCACTGATAGAGTCCGGGGCCATCTATATGGATCATCTCATCAGCAGACCTTTCGACAAGACCGAGGGTGCACGTGAAGCGGGACCGCTATTCAAAATTCGGCCCCAGAGCTTCGATCTCCTCTTCCCCAAGCCTCGTTATTTCGACTTCAGCAAGCTGAGTTAGTGACGGCAGATAGTGGCGGACCCTAGGCCAGACCTAGAACCGCCTGTTGGGGATCAATCCCCTTAGGGCTTGCATCCGTGGAGTGGATGAGGATCGGTGATTCGGCGCGCCCACCTCTGCAGATGTAGCCGAGGCTCAATGCGTCCCGACGTGAGCTCATCCCGCGACCAGAAGGACATGACGTGACACATCGCACGCGAAATCCCCTTCTCATATCTGGGGACTAGGAACCGTACGGCCCGCACGGACGCCAGACGCAGGGCGAAATGAACGGAACAGGTGAGCGGTGCAGAGGGACGCGGCGATGGGGCGTAAGATTGTCTTTCCCCTTCTGGCCGCCCTACAGGGTAGTCAACTGCCGCAACAGTCCCACGCGTCATATGAAGGCTGACCATAGTGTCGCCTGGACTTTTGTCGGTGCAATAAGCAAGAATCGTGGTGTGATGAAATACGTAGACCTATTCGCCGGTTGCGGCGGCCTTTCCCTCGGCGTTGAACGAGCCGGGGGCGAGCTGCTCCTTGCCGTAGAGAAGTCCGACATGGCAGCTCGGACCTTCGCCCACAACCTGATACGCGACGCGTCTGACATGGCCGAGTGGCAGGCCTATGTTAGCAAGCCGGTGGAGGAGCAGGTTCAGGCCGGCCTCCTCGTCAAGGAACTGAGTTCGCTTCTGGAACAAGACGGACTGCTCGAAGGTATCCGCGCCCAGGGGCTCGATCTAGTTGTTGGCGGGCCGCCTTGTCAGGGGTTCTCCCTCGCTGGCCGCCGAAACCCCGAGGACGTCCGTAACAAACTGCCGTGGGAGTACCTCGAGTTCGTGGGGAAGACGGAACCGAAGGCCGTTGTCATCGAGAACGTTGTTGGCATGAACCAGAAGTTCAGCAGCGAAGAGGAATCGTCGTTTGTGCAACTGCAGGTTGCCCTAGCCGAAACGGGCCCAGGTTACCTTGTGCAAGGCATGCTTGTTAATGCGATGCATTACGGCGCACCTCAGCACCGACCTCGCCTGATGATCATCGGTCTGCGTAGGGATGTGGCTGAAGCGTCAGGAACTACCGTTACTGGGAACCTTTGGAAATCGGACTTTACCGACCGTATTTCCCATCCACTGCCTGATCTTGTGCCCCGTCCTACGGTAAGGTCTGACGAAGTTCGAACTGTCGCCACTGCCATTGTGGACCTGTCCAACCTCCGCCGTCGGGCCAACGGTGCCTATGTTAGGGAGATGAGGAATCCTGCATGGGGACTCAAGAAGAGAGCCGCTAGCCCGCTAAATCATGTACCCAGAAAGCATGCCGAGAGGACGAGGCAGAGGTTCCATCTTTATCAGTACCTCGTCCTTGCGGGCTTGGAACCAAAGCTGATCTCTAAGGCGTCCGGGCTCCCGCTTATGGATGCCGAGATATTTATCAAGTCTCAGGTTGTGGATGCTCCTATCCCGGCCGTTGCTCCTGATGGCGAAGTACTCGCAAACTCGCTGGACGAACTTACAGCACTGATACTCTCTCTGTTAACGAAAAAGCATTCGCAGAAGGTTCTGGCATGGGACAAGCCTGCACGTACAGTCGTTACCCTTCCCGATGACTACGTTCACCCTGCTGAACCTCGAATTTTCACGGTGAGGGAATTGGCCAGATTCCAGGGCTTCCCGGACGACTTCGAGTTCCTTGGAAAGGAAACCACAGGCGCCCACCGGCGGCGCGTGGAGGTGCCCCAGTATTCGCAAGTCGGGAATGCCGTGTCACCATGGCTGTCTCTCGCAGTGGGAAACAATATCGAACGGGTTCTAAACCTGCCCCGGTCCGATAAATAGAGTAGGCAATGGTCGGTCGGCATTCGACCGACCATTGGGCACCTCTGGACTGGTTGGGGGAGCCCGCCGGGCGGAAGCCGACAGGCCAGCGTCCATTTAGGGATCTGCGGCTCCACCGAGGGGACAGCCACACATTGGCTTGGAATGTGACGGGCGCCCGGCCGGTTCGTCGTCAGCAAAGGCCGAAGGTCTAGGAAGCGCGGCGAAGACTGCTCGGCAACATGTCCTTGTTAGCACTTTTCACGACAGAAGGACCTCGGTGGAGCTCGGCCATGTCCGTATCCGACGGTTGCCTGATGACGCGTTTCCGACGGAAGCTAACATGGAGGTGTTTCTGAGCAAGCTGGACCGCATCTCAAGCCGAGCTGATGCCGAGAGGAATCTGCGAGCCG
This window of the Arthrobacter sp. zg-Y919 genome carries:
- a CDS encoding very short patch repair endonuclease: MDAKRRSEHMAKIKSKNTKPEITVRRALHRLGYRYRLHDARLPGKPDLVFPGRKKVVFINGCFWHGHDCPVGARLPRTNTEFWRNKRLKNQERDRRQILLLKDLGWDSLVVWECRVKASEGVPEEVLEYLGGPRA
- a CDS encoding DNA cytosine methyltransferase, producing the protein MKYVDLFAGCGGLSLGVERAGGELLLAVEKSDMAARTFAHNLIRDASDMAEWQAYVSKPVEEQVQAGLLVKELSSLLEQDGLLEGIRAQGLDLVVGGPPCQGFSLAGRRNPEDVRNKLPWEYLEFVGKTEPKAVVIENVVGMNQKFSSEEESSFVQLQVALAETGPGYLVQGMLVNAMHYGAPQHRPRLMIIGLRRDVAEASGTTVTGNLWKSDFTDRISHPLPDLVPRPTVRSDEVRTVATAIVDLSNLRRRANGAYVREMRNPAWGLKKRAASPLNHVPRKHAERTRQRFHLYQYLVLAGLEPKLISKASGLPLMDAEIFIKSQVVDAPIPAVAPDGEVLANSLDELTALILSLLTKKHSQKVLAWDKPARTVVTLPDDYVHPAEPRIFTVRELARFQGFPDDFEFLGKETTGAHRRRVEVPQYSQVGNAVSPWLSLAVGNNIERVLNLPRSDK
- a CDS encoding MvaI/BcnI family restriction endonuclease translates to MRPLTEDESASVALAERAGTPFALVHLTRTILDKSYWDATSSIREFLREQGIHDYDQQRQGQEAKQYIPGVIVLPDGRTEDAPASLYRPLTKQGDPRMWLSKMSRHSSPDDILLLIWHDGRICAINLSTTPSKLLDSTQPPFSTLFTPRANSAESLLEELLVEMVSLHKEGFIPTLRAGDTGVGHLLETRLGIEANSRQAPDYKNVIELKSTRASKPRGHTLFANVPDWSESPLRSSNAILDVFGYERVKRSGGKELALNCSVDTIRRNSQGLRMEVREEQGFLLEVSENPAYPVVAKWSLEKLEAKLASKHKNTLWVKATSESRGGQEFIRFDGAHFRSQPVIPQFVPLIESGAIYMDHLISRPFDKTEGAREAGPLFKIRPQSFDLLFPKPRYFDFSKLS